The following are encoded together in the Adhaeribacter arboris genome:
- a CDS encoding DUF6630 family protein: MGFLSKIFGEKQSRKSNPDLAFYEEIVDYIVISDTLKSDLKANLKQAFQDPKAFYDDNKNFILSERGLKYPQDALLTPKFVLVDTLLENGQMAEVDWKEPESEIRIYLNEIRIAKRYDFTLSEDDFYRAHDTGEIINLIDKQELKPQGFSIELLDINSDSYVFTIIPLDKEQKVKMMFEKLK, encoded by the coding sequence ATGGGATTTTTATCAAAAATCTTTGGCGAGAAACAAAGTCGCAAGTCTAATCCTGACTTAGCATTTTACGAAGAAATTGTTGACTATATTGTAATTTCCGATACTTTAAAGAGTGACTTGAAAGCTAACCTTAAGCAAGCGTTTCAAGACCCAAAAGCTTTTTATGATGATAATAAAAATTTCATTTTATCCGAACGCGGGTTGAAATATCCGCAAGATGCTTTACTAACACCGAAATTTGTTTTGGTAGACACCTTGCTTGAAAATGGACAAATGGCCGAAGTAGATTGGAAAGAACCAGAAAGCGAAATTCGTATTTATTTGAACGAAATAAGAATTGCAAAAAGGTATGACTTTACACTTTCAGAGGACGACTTCTATCGAGCGCATGACACGGGTGAAATAATAAACTTAATTGATAAGCAAGAACTAAAGCCTCAGGGTTTTTCAATAGAACTTCTTGATATAAATTCAGACAGCTATGTTTTTACTATTATCCCTTTAGATAAAGAGCAAAAAGTGAAGATGATGTTTGAAAAATTAAAATAA
- a CDS encoding sodium:solute symporter family transporter: MLTSSLLLQVSALPAASTLGTANPVSIVMFFLFVAITLYITYWAAKKTKTGSEFYAAGRNISGFQNGLALAGDYMSAASFLGIAGMVATKGYDGLIYSIGFLVGWPLIMFLIAEPLRNLGKYTFADVVAYRLQQRPIRIVSSVGSLLTIAFYLIAQMVGAGGLIKTLFGLQYELAVVVVGCVMTAYVLFGGMLATTWVQIIKAVLLLSGATVLVLLSLATFNFSPANLFQAVAEKYGEAMLAPGGFITNPFDALSLGLALMLGTAGLPHILMRFYTVPDAKAARKSVFVATGFIGYFYILTFFIGFSAMVLVGKPVIEGIDKGGNMAALLLAEQAGGTAFLGFIAAVAFATILAVVAGLTLSGASSISHDLYVHVFQKGVSNEKGEMKVAKRATVALGVLSIVLGLVFKGQNVAFMVGLAFSIAASANFPALLMSIIWKKFTTQGAVWSIATGAFLSLVLIVLSPTVWVDILHHPEAIFPLKNPALVSMSAAFFVGIVVSLANPETAAAEKFESEKLRTYLGIGAE; the protein is encoded by the coding sequence ATGCTTACTTCTTCTCTTTTGCTGCAGGTTTCTGCACTGCCGGCTGCCTCTACTTTAGGCACGGCCAATCCCGTTTCTATTGTTATGTTCTTTTTGTTTGTGGCAATTACCCTATACATTACTTACTGGGCGGCCAAGAAAACCAAAACCGGTTCTGAGTTTTACGCGGCGGGCCGTAATATTTCGGGGTTCCAGAACGGCTTGGCTCTGGCCGGCGATTACATGAGTGCGGCTTCTTTCCTGGGCATTGCCGGCATGGTAGCCACCAAAGGGTACGACGGTCTAATTTATTCGATTGGCTTTCTGGTAGGCTGGCCTTTAATTATGTTTTTAATTGCCGAACCGCTCCGCAATTTAGGCAAGTATACCTTCGCCGATGTGGTAGCCTACCGCCTGCAACAGCGCCCCATCCGGATTGTGTCGTCGGTAGGTTCTTTACTAACCATTGCTTTTTACCTGATTGCGCAAATGGTAGGCGCCGGTGGTCTAATCAAAACTTTATTCGGGTTGCAGTACGAGTTGGCCGTAGTGGTGGTCGGTTGCGTGATGACGGCTTACGTGTTATTTGGAGGCATGCTGGCAACTACCTGGGTCCAAATTATTAAAGCGGTTTTACTTTTGAGTGGCGCAACGGTGCTGGTACTATTGTCGCTGGCAACTTTTAATTTTAGTCCGGCTAATTTGTTTCAAGCGGTCGCCGAAAAATACGGGGAGGCCATGCTGGCTCCCGGCGGTTTTATTACTAATCCTTTCGATGCCTTATCCCTGGGTTTGGCTTTAATGCTGGGAACAGCCGGATTGCCGCATATTCTCATGCGTTTTTACACCGTACCGGATGCTAAAGCCGCGCGTAAATCGGTTTTTGTGGCTACCGGTTTTATCGGTTATTTTTATATTCTTACTTTTTTTATTGGTTTTTCGGCCATGGTTTTAGTAGGCAAACCCGTTATTGAAGGTATTGATAAAGGGGGTAATATGGCGGCTTTGTTGCTGGCCGAACAAGCCGGCGGCACGGCTTTTCTGGGCTTTATTGCGGCAGTGGCTTTTGCTACTATTCTGGCGGTAGTGGCGGGTTTAACGCTTTCCGGCGCTTCCAGTATTTCGCACGATTTGTACGTGCACGTTTTCCAAAAAGGTGTATCCAACGAGAAAGGCGAAATGAAAGTAGCCAAACGGGCTACGGTTGCTTTAGGTGTTTTATCGATTGTGTTAGGTTTGGTATTTAAAGGTCAAAACGTAGCCTTTATGGTGGGTTTAGCTTTTTCCATTGCGGCCAGCGCTAATTTCCCGGCTTTGCTCATGTCGATCATCTGGAAGAAATTTACCACCCAAGGAGCTGTTTGGAGCATTGCTACGGGTGCCTTTTTATCGCTGGTGCTCATTGTGCTTAGCCCCACCGTATGGGTAGATATATTGCACCACCCTGAGGCTATTTTCCCGCTTAAAAACCCGGCCTTGGTATCTATGTCCGCTGCTTTTTTCGTTGGTATTGTGGTGTCTTTAGCTAATCCGGAAACAGCCGCCGCCGAAAAGTTTGAATCTGAAAAACTGCGGACTTATTTAGGTATTGGGGCGGAGTAA
- a CDS encoding DUF485 domain-containing protein has protein sequence MHPPHKTARAVIESPEFKRLVSKRWSVSLLLTISILVIYIGFLLVVAFDKELLAVKIGSYLPWALPIGFGIIVSAWLLTGIYVYWANNTYDTEVQEIKNKMNAN, from the coding sequence ATGCATCCACCTCACAAAACAGCGCGCGCCGTTATTGAAAGTCCGGAATTTAAACGATTGGTGAGCAAACGCTGGTCGGTTTCTTTACTGCTTACTATTAGTATTCTGGTCATTTACATTGGCTTTTTATTAGTGGTTGCTTTCGATAAAGAATTACTGGCGGTAAAAATAGGCAGTTATTTACCCTGGGCTTTGCCCATTGGCTTTGGTATAATCGTATCGGCCTGGTTGTTAACGGGTATTTACGTGTATTGGGCCAATAATACCTACGACACCGAAGTACAGGAAATTAAAAATAAAATGAACGCCAACTAA
- a CDS encoding DUF4349 domain-containing protein → MIENQEVSSRPFKAEEQAISSSKRSAVDQKIIRTANLRFQVADFKKSTLAINQQITQHDAQLLSANESRTDGTLENSLVIKVLPEKFESLLNSISGQSIYLDSKNITAEDVTTEYIDIAARLKTKKAVEARYLDLLKQAKTVKDIITVEEQLRQLQEEIESTEARLTYLNRQTSYNTINLTFYQKLATTSLPDTSFAVRVRNALQGGWDIMIALFIGLLHLWPLLLILPILIIYLRKFIRKYPPIR, encoded by the coding sequence ATGATAGAAAATCAAGAAGTCTCCTCCAGACCATTTAAAGCCGAAGAACAGGCTATCTCCTCATCTAAAAGATCCGCAGTAGATCAAAAAATAATCCGAACGGCCAATTTGCGCTTTCAGGTGGCAGATTTTAAGAAAAGTACTCTGGCTATTAACCAACAAATAACCCAACACGATGCCCAACTGCTATCGGCTAATGAATCCCGGACCGACGGTACTTTAGAAAACAGCTTGGTAATAAAAGTATTGCCGGAAAAATTTGAGTCTTTGCTGAACAGCATTTCCGGGCAAAGTATTTACCTCGATTCCAAGAATATTACCGCCGAAGATGTAACTACCGAATACATTGATATTGCCGCCCGATTGAAAACCAAAAAAGCGGTTGAAGCGCGGTATTTGGATTTGCTAAAACAAGCCAAAACGGTAAAAGATATTATTACCGTAGAAGAACAATTACGGCAACTCCAGGAAGAAATTGAAAGTACCGAAGCTCGTCTTACCTACCTGAACCGGCAAACCAGTTATAATACCATTAACTTGACTTTCTACCAAAAACTGGCAACTACTTCTTTACCCGATACCAGTTTTGCCGTTCGGGTGCGCAATGCCTTGCAAGGTGGTTGGGATATTATGATAGCCTTGTTCATTGGTTTATTGCACCTTTGGCCCTTGCTTCTTATCCTGCCTATTTTAATTATTTATCTTCGTAAATTCATTCGCAAATACCCACCCATTCGGTAA
- a CDS encoding toxin-antitoxin system YwqK family antitoxin, producing the protein MNLIGFTTSAQNTRKKMVSYHDLQRTAVKQIYYIVPPDTVPEGTYKRFYRSGRLEAITHFTNGKQDSIYQEFYEDGAKRVRVAYQNGLRQGLFESFYPNGKPLQQAGYTDDKQTGPIKSFYENGNPKTEATFVNGFPEGEVKEYYPAGGLQSVITYVKSEQSGPAITYHPNGKVHTEATYKNGVLDGSYKTYYDNGQLELEANNENGKRSGIVRSYYRSGKLKSETTYKTSTLVKPKVVTPDGKINTERVLTKFKNTTSQADGPARTYYENGQKMSQVTFDNGKMTGTAQYFYPSGKQKQEIRYANEEQDRKITSYYESGNVQEEQLYKNNVKTGDWKVYYDGKQLKRKETYQEGRLTGERISYHENGQVKEKATYENGKILGKVTAYFASGKVQAETEYKSGLKNGPYKQYFESGNLEITGTYRYNKQIGTWKQFDESGKIIRTTEYKNGVAMAER; encoded by the coding sequence TTGAATCTAATTGGCTTTACAACTTCGGCCCAGAATACCCGGAAAAAAATGGTGAGTTACCACGACTTGCAGCGGACGGCGGTTAAGCAAATTTATTACATCGTTCCCCCCGATACCGTGCCGGAAGGTACGTACAAACGATTTTACCGGAGTGGCAGACTCGAAGCCATTACCCATTTTACGAACGGCAAACAAGACAGCATTTACCAGGAATTTTACGAAGACGGCGCGAAACGGGTAAGAGTAGCCTACCAAAATGGCCTACGGCAAGGTTTATTCGAGTCTTTTTACCCGAATGGCAAGCCCTTGCAGCAAGCCGGTTATACCGACGATAAACAAACCGGCCCCATTAAATCTTTTTACGAAAATGGTAATCCTAAAACCGAAGCCACTTTTGTAAACGGCTTTCCGGAAGGAGAAGTAAAGGAATATTACCCGGCAGGGGGTTTACAATCGGTTATTACCTACGTAAAGAGTGAGCAAAGCGGGCCAGCCATAACTTATCACCCCAACGGCAAAGTACACACCGAAGCAACTTATAAAAACGGTGTTCTCGATGGGTCTTACAAAACCTACTACGATAATGGTCAGTTAGAATTGGAAGCAAATAACGAAAACGGTAAGCGCAGCGGCATTGTCCGGTCATATTACCGTTCCGGGAAATTAAAATCGGAAACAACCTATAAAACCAGCACCCTGGTTAAACCCAAAGTAGTCACTCCGGATGGGAAAATAAACACCGAACGGGTACTCACCAAATTTAAAAATACCACCAGCCAAGCCGATGGTCCTGCCCGGACTTATTACGAAAACGGTCAGAAAATGAGCCAGGTAACTTTTGATAACGGGAAGATGACGGGCACGGCGCAGTATTTTTATCCCAGCGGTAAGCAGAAGCAAGAAATTCGGTACGCCAATGAGGAACAAGACCGGAAAATTACGAGTTACTATGAATCGGGGAATGTGCAGGAAGAGCAATTGTACAAAAACAACGTAAAAACCGGCGACTGGAAAGTGTACTACGACGGTAAACAACTTAAGCGGAAAGAAACCTACCAGGAAGGCAGATTAACCGGCGAACGAATCTCTTACCACGAAAATGGCCAGGTAAAAGAAAAAGCTACTTACGAAAACGGTAAAATTCTGGGCAAAGTAACGGCGTATTTTGCCAGCGGTAAAGTACAAGCCGAAACCGAATACAAAAGCGGCTTAAAGAACGGGCCTTATAAGCAATATTTTGAGTCGGGCAACCTGGAAATTACGGGTACTTACCGGTACAATAAGCAAATAGGCACCTGGAAGCAATTTGACGAAAGCGGTAAGATTATCAGAACTACTGAATACAAGAATGGGGTAGCTATGGCGGAACGATAA
- a CDS encoding acetyl-CoA C-acyltransferase has protein sequence MQVKEVYIISAVRTPIGSFGGSLAALTATQLGAAAIKGALEKAGVVNKEVQEVIMGNVLSANLGQAPARQAALYAGLGYEVECTTVNKVCASGSKAIMFAAQAIMLGHKDVIVAGGMESMSNVPYYLDKVRFGTKLGHGQMTDGLLKDGLWDVYNDFHMGNAAEHTAREMGITRQMQDEFAIESYRRSAAAAEAGQLKDEIIPVEIPQRGKDPIIVNTDEEYTKVNFDKITSLKPVFDKEGTITAANASTLNDGAAAVVLMSKEKAEELGVKPIARILGFADAEQEPKWFTTSPALAIPKALKVAGITPEEVDFYEINEAFAVVSIANNQKLNLKNSNVNIFGGAVSLGHPLGASGARIVTTLLNVLDKKNGKIGVTGICNGGGGASAIVLEKM, from the coding sequence ATGCAGGTAAAAGAAGTATATATTATCTCTGCCGTCCGGACTCCTATTGGCTCTTTTGGAGGAAGTTTAGCGGCCTTAACCGCTACCCAACTAGGTGCTGCTGCCATAAAAGGTGCCCTGGAGAAAGCTGGTGTAGTTAATAAAGAAGTGCAGGAAGTAATTATGGGGAATGTGCTGTCGGCTAACTTAGGTCAGGCTCCGGCCCGCCAGGCAGCTCTTTACGCTGGTTTGGGTTACGAAGTAGAATGTACTACCGTTAACAAAGTATGTGCTTCCGGTTCTAAGGCCATCATGTTTGCCGCACAGGCTATTATGCTGGGGCACAAAGACGTGATTGTAGCCGGCGGCATGGAAAGCATGAGCAACGTGCCCTATTACCTGGATAAAGTACGCTTTGGTACGAAATTAGGCCACGGCCAAATGACGGATGGTTTGTTAAAAGATGGATTGTGGGATGTATACAACGATTTTCACATGGGCAACGCCGCCGAACACACCGCCCGCGAAATGGGAATTACCCGCCAGATGCAAGACGAATTTGCCATTGAATCGTACCGCCGTTCAGCGGCGGCGGCGGAAGCGGGTCAGTTAAAAGATGAAATTATACCCGTGGAAATACCGCAGCGCGGCAAAGATCCGATTATCGTAAACACAGACGAGGAATACACCAAAGTGAACTTCGATAAAATTACCAGCCTAAAACCGGTTTTTGATAAAGAAGGAACCATTACCGCGGCTAATGCCTCTACTTTAAACGATGGCGCGGCCGCGGTGGTGCTGATGAGCAAAGAAAAAGCCGAAGAACTGGGGGTTAAACCTATCGCTAGAATATTAGGTTTCGCCGATGCCGAACAAGAGCCAAAATGGTTTACTACGTCGCCCGCCCTAGCCATTCCGAAAGCGTTAAAAGTTGCGGGCATTACGCCCGAAGAAGTGGATTTTTACGAAATTAACGAAGCCTTTGCCGTAGTGTCTATTGCCAATAACCAGAAATTAAATTTAAAAAACAGTAATGTAAACATTTTCGGGGGAGCCGTTAGCTTAGGCCATCCGCTGGGCGCCTCCGGAGCCCGCATTGTAACTACTTTACTAAACGTACTCGATAAGAAAAACGGGAAAATTGGGGTAACGGGTATTTGTAACGGGGGTGGTGGAGCATCCGCCATTGTCCTCGAAAAAATGTAA
- a CDS encoding tetratricopeptide repeat protein — translation MKILMALLAVLMAFFSQKLIKISRINAYVTEAQEAYSRQDFSTAIYFYKYLSDSLQVRDRAVRLNLAHAYYQQKKMGQAVKYYQPLLTKTPTRIASLVNLQLGVIIVSKDKTKALNYFKQALILNPLNEEARFNYEWLKKYLAANPEENDAQLPPPQPDQAKRDRAEQKKETTQSGKKEDNAGSTQQEMPDPTTKDAQNPPSSNTDDNIPGSEETESNAPVPNASSNKQREEKSGLLPGTTRGLNNEAGSASDKAGISGKGSREASNEGDQNSQTTYERLKEANLTPEKAKMLLNAMREAEVQYLQQIPRKNTRKSNSGKPDW, via the coding sequence ATGAAAATTTTAATGGCTCTTTTAGCTGTATTAATGGCTTTTTTCAGCCAAAAGCTGATAAAAATATCGCGCATTAATGCGTATGTAACCGAAGCTCAGGAAGCGTATTCCCGTCAGGATTTTTCTACGGCCATTTACTTTTATAAATACTTAAGCGATTCGCTCCAAGTGCGCGACCGGGCTGTACGGCTGAACTTGGCGCACGCTTATTATCAGCAAAAGAAAATGGGCCAGGCGGTAAAATACTATCAACCTTTATTAACTAAAACGCCCACCCGGATAGCCTCTTTGGTAAATTTACAGTTAGGCGTCATAATCGTTTCAAAAGACAAGACTAAGGCGTTAAATTATTTTAAGCAAGCATTAATCTTAAACCCTTTAAACGAAGAGGCTCGCTTTAATTACGAATGGTTAAAAAAATATTTAGCGGCGAACCCCGAAGAAAATGACGCCCAGCTACCACCGCCGCAGCCAGATCAAGCCAAACGCGATAGAGCCGAGCAAAAAAAAGAAACTACTCAATCGGGTAAAAAAGAGGATAACGCAGGCTCTACGCAGCAGGAAATGCCAGATCCGACTACTAAGGATGCTCAGAATCCGCCGTCATCCAATACCGACGACAACATTCCGGGAAGCGAAGAAACAGAATCCAACGCTCCTGTACCCAATGCCTCCTCTAACAAGCAGCGGGAAGAAAAAAGCGGCCTGCTACCCGGTACCACCCGGGGCTTAAACAACGAAGCTGGCTCTGCCTCGGATAAGGCAGGCATCTCTGGAAAAGGGAGCCGCGAAGCAAGCAACGAAGGCGATCAGAACAGCCAAACCACGTACGAACGATTAAAGGAAGCGAACCTGACACCAGAAAAAGCGAAAATGCTGCTGAACGCCATGCGCGAAGCCGAGGTACAATATTTACAGCAAATACCGCGGAAGAATACCCGGAAAAGTAATTCGGGTAAACCTGATTGGTAA
- a CDS encoding vWA domain-containing protein yields the protein MNWDQSFTSIEILTGILFLILYLGYIFRIHRLARHFKQKPDVVWIKFGFRTFYFLLIIIAILGPSFGAMKKQIKTIGKDIFILVDVSASMNARDVPPSRLEKVKYELRQLIQKFNSDRIGLIVFSSEAYVQCPLTYDQSALLLFAESLHTNLLPRAGANYEPALQLALTKFKANNQPHIPEKRAEIILLISDGEDFSPTLSPIYRELNRENIRVISLGIGSENGALIPLAKGFVTDHKGKRVMSKLNAERLAEIAGNTNGQYFEIGARSSEIPRLISAINAIEGERQETRTVDVKANKYYYPLFIAFIFIMLDILIIFNVIRL from the coding sequence ATGAATTGGGATCAGTCCTTTACCTCCATCGAAATTTTAACGGGCATTTTGTTCCTGATTTTGTATTTGGGGTATATTTTTAGAATTCACCGCTTGGCCCGGCATTTCAAACAAAAACCAGATGTAGTTTGGATAAAGTTTGGTTTCCGGACCTTCTACTTTCTTTTGATTATTATTGCCATTCTGGGGCCTTCGTTCGGCGCGATGAAAAAACAAATTAAAACCATTGGAAAAGATATTTTTATTTTGGTGGATGTATCGGCTTCGATGAACGCCCGGGACGTGCCTCCCTCCCGCTTAGAAAAAGTTAAATACGAACTCCGCCAGCTAATTCAAAAATTTAACTCCGACCGCATTGGGCTGATTGTTTTTTCGTCGGAAGCATACGTGCAGTGCCCCTTAACCTACGACCAAAGTGCCCTATTATTATTTGCGGAATCTTTGCATACCAACTTGCTGCCCCGCGCTGGCGCTAATTATGAACCGGCTTTGCAACTTGCTTTAACTAAATTTAAAGCCAATAACCAACCTCATATCCCAGAAAAACGAGCCGAAATAATTTTACTAATCAGCGATGGGGAAGATTTTAGTCCTACTCTCAGCCCCATTTACCGGGAATTGAACCGCGAGAATATTCGGGTAATTAGCTTAGGTATTGGTTCTGAAAATGGCGCTCTTATTCCTTTAGCTAAAGGATTTGTTACCGACCATAAAGGAAAACGGGTAATGAGTAAGTTAAACGCCGAACGACTCGCGGAAATAGCCGGTAATACCAACGGCCAGTATTTTGAAATTGGCGCCCGTTCTTCCGAAATTCCCCGACTAATTAGCGCCATCAACGCGATTGAAGGCGAAAGGCAAGAAACCCGCACCGTAGACGTTAAAGCAAATAAATATTATTACCCGCTGTTTATAGCCTTTATCTTTATTATGCTCGATATATTAATTATCTTTAACGTTATCCGGCTATGA
- a CDS encoding M3 family metallopeptidase translates to MNRLMQIKLNFSMRWMIVLAWLISQQVSNLALAGPAPSTNPLQVSFNQPINFKVVTAAHIKEATDQAIVNTKTALEAIYAIKKGKHTFQNTLLAYDNLSDQLGSVAMGINILANASSDSAVRNQALRSLEVLDKYDNQLSLDEKLYLAVKDFSTSKKGKKLQGAHRLYLKDLIENYERDGFALTPEKRQELQKINDKISELSLTFSKNIAAYQDYLWLPEAELKGLPEDFVKSLKKEKDLYRIGLDGPSYTTFMKYAISEPVRKQLYMKYNNRAADKNVAVLQQLLVERQKKAHLLGFPTYAAYQTASRMAKNPAAVWELETNLAGKVKQKTQSDLNELLAVKQAYLKESAPATVNIWDASFYSNQLMVQKYQLDQEKLKEYFSLDNVLSGLFQTTEHLFGVKYEEVKDASVWHPDVRLFEVKQDGATIGRFYLDLFPRDNKYTHAACFPIRKGKKYAAGYRLPTAALICNFNAPTADKPALLTHRQVETFFHEFGHVLHNMLTTAELAGQSGTSVKRDFVEAPSQIFENWVWDYNALKLFAKHYKTGKVLPPALHQKMVDSRNVGSGLAASAQIFYGTLDMTLHDKFNPEGTQSTTDALKEVQNKTMPYPYLEGTHMQAAFGHLTGYGAGYYGYMWSKVFAEDMFSVFAKNGVMDQKTGLRYRNIILANGSSRDEYELVKEFLGREPNQEAFLKSLGL, encoded by the coding sequence ATGAACCGATTGATGCAAATAAAATTAAATTTTTCTATGCGCTGGATGATAGTGCTTGCCTGGCTAATAAGTCAGCAGGTTAGTAATTTGGCGTTAGCAGGTCCGGCGCCATCGACTAATCCCTTACAAGTTTCTTTTAACCAACCAATTAACTTTAAAGTTGTTACGGCTGCCCACATAAAAGAAGCAACCGACCAGGCCATTGTGAACACGAAAACGGCTTTAGAAGCAATTTACGCGATTAAAAAAGGGAAACACACTTTCCAAAATACGCTATTGGCTTACGATAACTTATCGGACCAGTTAGGTTCGGTGGCCATGGGCATTAATATACTCGCCAATGCCAGTTCCGATTCAGCGGTCCGCAACCAAGCCTTAAGAAGTTTAGAAGTCTTGGACAAATATGATAACCAACTGAGCCTCGACGAAAAGCTGTACTTGGCGGTCAAAGATTTTTCTACATCCAAAAAAGGCAAAAAGTTACAAGGTGCTCACCGGCTTTACCTGAAAGATTTAATAGAAAATTACGAGCGGGATGGCTTTGCGCTTACTCCGGAAAAACGTCAGGAACTGCAGAAAATTAACGATAAAATATCGGAGCTTAGCTTAACTTTTAGTAAAAATATTGCCGCCTACCAGGATTACTTATGGCTCCCGGAAGCTGAATTAAAAGGTTTGCCGGAAGATTTCGTGAAAAGTTTGAAAAAAGAAAAAGACTTGTACCGGATTGGCCTGGATGGACCTTCTTACACAACTTTCATGAAATACGCTATTTCGGAACCAGTGCGTAAGCAATTGTATATGAAATACAACAACCGCGCCGCCGATAAAAATGTAGCGGTGCTGCAACAATTATTAGTGGAACGCCAGAAAAAAGCCCATTTGTTAGGTTTCCCGACTTATGCGGCCTACCAAACTGCCAGCCGCATGGCCAAAAATCCGGCGGCCGTTTGGGAGTTGGAAACCAATCTCGCCGGAAAAGTAAAGCAAAAAACGCAGAGCGACCTGAACGAACTACTGGCAGTTAAACAAGCTTACCTGAAAGAATCGGCTCCGGCTACGGTCAACATTTGGGATGCCTCTTTTTACAGCAACCAGCTCATGGTGCAAAAATACCAGCTTGACCAGGAAAAATTAAAAGAATACTTTTCGCTGGATAATGTATTGAGTGGCTTGTTTCAAACAACGGAGCATTTATTCGGGGTGAAATACGAAGAAGTAAAAGATGCCTCGGTGTGGCACCCCGATGTGCGTTTGTTTGAAGTAAAACAGGATGGGGCTACCATCGGCCGTTTTTACCTCGATTTATTTCCGCGGGATAATAAATATACGCACGCAGCCTGTTTCCCCATCCGGAAAGGAAAAAAATACGCGGCTGGTTACCGGTTGCCCACGGCTGCTTTAATCTGTAACTTTAATGCTCCCACCGCCGACAAACCGGCTTTGCTCACGCACCGGCAAGTAGAAACATTCTTTCATGAGTTCGGCCATGTGCTGCACAATATGCTCACCACCGCCGAGCTGGCCGGGCAATCCGGTACTTCCGTAAAACGGGATTTTGTGGAAGCTCCTTCGCAGATATTCGAAAATTGGGTATGGGACTACAATGCCTTAAAATTATTTGCTAAACATTATAAAACCGGTAAAGTATTGCCCCCGGCTTTGCACCAAAAAATGGTAGATTCCCGCAACGTTGGCTCCGGCCTGGCGGCTTCGGCTCAAATTTTTTACGGCACCTTAGATATGACCTTGCACGATAAATTTAACCCGGAAGGTACCCAATCCACGACCGATGCACTCAAAGAAGTACAGAATAAAACTATGCCTTACCCCTACCTGGAAGGTACCCACATGCAAGCCGCCTTTGGTCACTTAACTGGCTACGGGGCGGGCTATTACGGGTATATGTGGAGCAAAGTATTTGCGGAAGATATGTTCTCGGTGTTTGCCAAAAACGGGGTGATGGACCAGAAAACGGGTTTACGGTACCGGAATATTATTTTAGCCAATGGTTCGAGCCGCGACGAATACGAACTGGTAAAAGAGTTTCTGGGCCGGGAACCGAACCAGGAAGCATTTCTGAAATCGTTGGGCTTGTAG